The Vulcanimicrobium alpinum sequence GTAGTAGGTGGCAAACGCGCCCAGCATGTACATCGCGCCGTGCGCGAAGTTCACGACGCGCAGCATCCCGAAGATCACCGACAGACCCAAAGCGAGCAGCGCGTAGAACGCGCCGCTCGCCAGGCCGTTGAAGATCTGGGTGAGGAGGTAGTCCGGACTCAGACTACCAGTCCTTCTTGCACGTCGATTGCGATTCGGGGCGGAACGCACGGCTCGGCGGGATCGTCTGGACGATCTTGAACCACCCGTGCGGCTCCTTGATCTTGTCCTTCGAGAGCACGTCGACGACGTACATCTCGTGGGTCACGCGATGGTCGCGCGCGCGCCATTCGCCGGCGTGCGCGTAGAAGTCGTTGAACTGCCGGCCGTCGAGGTACTTTACGATCGCGTCGGCGTCGGTCGTGCCGGCGGCCTTCACCGCGTTGAGCCACTGCGTCGTCGCCGAGTAGTCGGCGGCCTGAATGTCGGTGGGACGGAGCCCGTGCATCGCTTTCGCGTACCGGTCGGCCCATTTGCGCGCCGCCGCGTCTTCGTTCCAATACCACGACGTCGTGATGCGCGAACCGGCGAACACGTCGGGGAGGGCGTCGACGTCGGAGAGGAACAGCAGGCCGACGGCGATCTTCATCTGCTTGTCGAGCTGAAATTGCTTGGCAGCCTTCATGCTGTTGACCGTGTCGGCGCCGGCGTTGAGCAGGCCGAGCACGTCGGGGTGCGCGTTCTTCGCCGCAATCATGTACGACGAGAAGTCGGTCGTGCCCAGCGGCATCTTATCGGAGTGGACGAACTCGCCGCCCTTGCGCTGCACCGCATCGGTGAAGTCGGTGAGCATCTGCGCGCCGAATGCGTAGTCGGGGACGATCCCGTACCACTTCTTCCCGCCGCTCGCGGTGATGTTCGCGCCGGTCGAGTTCGCCAGCGCGTAGGTGTCGTACGCGTAGTGATAGGTGTACTTGTTGCAGTTCGCGCCGGTCAGCGCCGACGACGCGCCGCCGGTGACGATGGCGAGCTTGTGCTTGTCCTTGGCGACGCCGGCGACCGCGATCGCGGTGGCGGAGTTCGTCATGTCGAGCGCGAGCTCGGCACCGCTGTCGTATTCTTCGCGCGCTTTCGCCTGCGCGACCGGGCCTTGATTGCGGTGGTCGACGACATCGACGATGATCTGACGTCCGAGGACCTTCCCGCCGAAGTCGTCCACCGCCATCTTCACGGCCTCGACGGCGCCGGGGCCGGCGAGCGCGGCATACACACCGCTCATGTCGGTGATC is a genomic window containing:
- a CDS encoding ABC transporter substrate-binding protein; this translates as MRFSRSVPAALAVALLSSSFSVPPARAADSGPIKIALITDMSGVYAALAGPGAVEAVKMAVDDFGGKVLGRQIIVDVVDHRNQGPVAQAKAREEYDSGAELALDMTNSATAIAVAGVAKDKHKLAIVTGGASSALTGANCNKYTYHYAYDTYALANSTGANITASGGKKWYGIVPDYAFGAQMLTDFTDAVQRKGGEFVHSDKMPLGTTDFSSYMIAAKNAHPDVLGLLNAGADTVNSMKAAKQFQLDKQMKIAVGLLFLSDVDALPDVFAGSRITTSWYWNEDAAARKWADRYAKAMHGLRPTDIQAADYSATTQWLNAVKAAGTTDADAIVKYLDGRQFNDFYAHAGEWRARDHRVTHEMYVVDVLSKDKIKEPHGWFKIVQTIPPSRAFRPESQSTCKKDW